The Candidatus Omnitrophota bacterium genome has a window encoding:
- a CDS encoding ABC transporter ATP-binding protein has translation MIEIINLCKAFGDHVVLDNTNLNIEKGETMVIIGRSGTGKSVLLKHIIGIMKPDSGQVIIDGVDITRLSEKELNEFRMKFGMLFQGAALFDSLTVGENVGFALYEHSALSSSQIEKRVAECLGHVDLGGIENLKPAELSGGMRKRVGLARAICVNPEIIMYDEPTTGVDPIMGDAVNDLIVTLHDKLKITSIAVTHDMVSAYKIADRIAMLYEGKIIEIGTPDEIKNTKNPVVKQFITGAAVGPITEKEPVKTQL, from the coding sequence ATGATTGAAATTATAAATTTATGCAAGGCATTCGGAGACCACGTCGTCTTAGATAATACTAACCTTAATATCGAAAAAGGCGAGACGATGGTCATCATCGGCCGTTCCGGTACCGGCAAAAGCGTCCTTCTTAAACATATAATAGGCATAATGAAGCCGGATTCCGGGCAGGTAATAATAGACGGCGTGGATATCACGCGTTTGAGCGAAAAGGAACTGAATGAATTCAGGATGAAATTCGGCATGCTCTTTCAGGGGGCGGCGCTTTTTGACTCATTGACGGTAGGGGAGAATGTCGGATTTGCATTGTATGAGCATTCGGCCCTCAGCAGTTCACAAATAGAAAAGAGGGTGGCGGAATGCCTTGGGCATGTAGATTTAGGCGGCATAGAGAATCTGAAGCCCGCAGAACTTTCGGGCGGCATGAGAAAAAGAGTGGGCCTTGCCCGGGCAATATGCGTAAATCCCGAAATAATCATGTATGACGAGCCGACTACGGGGGTCGACCCAATAATGGGCGATGCCGTGAATGACCTGATAGTTACTTTGCACGACAAATTAAAGATAACTTCTATCGCCGTTACGCACGATATGGTAAGCGCTTATAAGATAGCGGACAGGATAGCCATGCTTTATGAAGGCAAGATCATAGAAATCGGCACTCCCGACGAGATAAAGAACACAAAAAACCCGGTAGTAAAACAATTTATAACCGGTGCGGCGGTCGGGCCCATAACAGAAAAAGAGCCGGTCAAGACACAATTATAA
- a CDS encoding ABC transporter permease, which translates to MNKKVSWSNIESRAYSLGSNFVDIMGYIGGSFILFAQTIYWIFVPPLKKRQVIDQMNKIGVNSLPIVLLTSLFTGMVLALQSAYQMQKMSSEMYIASLVSLSIVRELGPVLTALVVAGRVGAAITAELGTMKVTEQIDALETLATNPIKYLVVPRFLALFIMLPLLTIYADMIGIFGGYIIGVFKLNITPRMYMRMTYQPLIFKDVFTGLIKSVVFGIIIAIVACFQGMRTEGGAEGVGKSTTQAVVISFIMIIAADCFITAMFYFAFKV; encoded by the coding sequence TTGAATAAGAAGGTATCGTGGAGCAATATTGAAAGCAGGGCTTATTCTTTGGGCTCAAACTTTGTGGATATAATGGGCTATATCGGAGGCTCGTTTATACTCTTTGCCCAGACGATATACTGGATTTTTGTCCCGCCGCTTAAGAAAAGACAGGTAATAGATCAGATGAATAAGATAGGGGTCAATAGCCTGCCGATAGTCCTTCTTACAAGCCTTTTTACGGGGATGGTACTTGCTCTCCAAAGCGCTTACCAGATGCAAAAGATGTCCTCCGAAATGTATATAGCATCATTGGTCTCTCTTTCAATAGTCAGGGAGTTGGGGCCCGTATTGACCGCGCTGGTCGTTGCCGGAAGGGTAGGCGCGGCTATTACGGCGGAACTGGGAACCATGAAAGTGACCGAGCAGATAGATGCGCTCGAGACACTCGCTACCAATCCCATAAAGTATCTTGTAGTGCCGAGGTTCTTGGCGCTTTTTATAATGCTGCCTCTTTTGACAATATACGCCGATATGATCGGCATATTTGGCGGTTACATAATAGGTGTTTTTAAGCTTAATATAACTCCAAGGATGTATATGCGGATGACATATCAGCCGCTTATCTTTAAGGATGTATTCACAGGACTAATAAAATCGGTTGTCTTTGGTATAATAATAGCCATCGTGGCATGTTTTCAGGGCATGAGGACCGAAGGCGGCGCCGAAGGTGTCGGAAAATCGACGACTCAGGCCGTAGTAATAAGTTTCATAATGATAATAGCGGCCGATTGCTTTATCACGGCCATGTTTTATTTTGCGTTTAAGGTGTGA